In a single window of the Micromonospora inositola genome:
- a CDS encoding sensor histidine kinase, giving the protein MGWVGRLFDARDKLARMLLLDLSGVGYLVFGTQAGGSPTATQWILAAVAFGVALVFHRRPLVNLVGQVALLAVAIPVLDDTTINQVGASWALLELAMWAHRPRIIWLAAGLLATVDLTDSIGDPFRRFLSGVFGLTVEVGVPLLLGLVIRTTRELGRQAEERAAEEQRRRESESRAARADERSAIARELHDVVAHHVASMVLRVGVARHVLTDLDPRVGEVFDDVHGTGTAALADLRRLVAVLRNPDGVRGDAALTAIEPSALPAALGAAVDRARQAGVTVEADIDPAVGSLDAVRGLAVLRLTQEALTNVAKHAGTSALARLSVSVVDGAVHWEVTDNGRGRVPAAVPSGGGHGITGMRERVEVLGGQLEAGPTGTGWQVGTVLPAAVSASASARTAAPLPPAGAPAPSAPRESGASPAPAAPEPA; this is encoded by the coding sequence GTGGGCTGGGTGGGGCGACTGTTCGACGCGCGCGACAAGCTGGCGCGGATGCTGCTGCTGGACCTCAGCGGCGTCGGCTATCTGGTCTTCGGCACCCAGGCCGGAGGCTCGCCGACGGCCACACAGTGGATCCTCGCGGCGGTCGCGTTCGGCGTCGCGCTGGTGTTCCACCGCCGGCCGCTGGTCAACCTGGTGGGACAGGTCGCGCTGCTGGCGGTCGCGATCCCCGTCCTCGACGACACGACGATCAATCAGGTGGGTGCCAGCTGGGCGTTGCTCGAGTTGGCCATGTGGGCGCACCGGCCGCGGATCATCTGGCTGGCCGCCGGGCTGCTGGCCACGGTCGACCTGACCGATTCGATCGGCGACCCGTTCCGCCGGTTCCTCTCCGGTGTCTTCGGGCTGACGGTGGAGGTCGGCGTGCCGCTGCTGCTCGGTCTGGTCATCCGGACCACCCGGGAACTCGGCCGGCAGGCCGAGGAGCGGGCGGCGGAGGAGCAGCGCCGGCGCGAGTCGGAGAGCCGCGCCGCGCGCGCCGACGAACGCAGCGCCATCGCCCGCGAACTGCACGACGTGGTCGCACATCACGTGGCGTCGATGGTGCTGCGGGTCGGCGTGGCCCGGCATGTGCTCACGGACCTGGATCCGCGGGTGGGCGAGGTCTTCGACGACGTGCACGGCACGGGGACCGCGGCCTTGGCGGATCTGCGCCGGCTGGTCGCGGTCCTGCGCAACCCCGATGGGGTACGCGGTGACGCGGCGCTGACCGCGATCGAGCCGTCGGCGCTTCCGGCGGCACTCGGCGCGGCGGTCGATCGGGCCCGCCAGGCCGGTGTCACCGTGGAGGCCGACATCGACCCGGCGGTCGGTTCGCTCGATGCGGTTCGGGGCCTGGCGGTGTTGCGACTGACCCAGGAGGCGTTGACCAACGTGGCCAAGCATGCCGGTACGTCCGCGCTGGCGCGCCTGTCGGTTTCCGTGGTCGACGGGGCCGTCCACTGGGAGGTCACGGACAACGGCCGCGGCCGGGTGCCGGCGGCGGTGCCGTCCGGTGGCGGCCACGGCATCACCGGCATGCGCGAGCGCGTCGAAGTCCTCGGCGGTCAACTGGAGGCGGGTCCCACCGGCACGGGTTGGCAGGTCGGTACCGTCCTCCCGGCCGCGGTCTCCGCGTCCGCCTCCGCGCGGACGGCTGCTCCCCTCCCGCCCGCCGGCGCGCCGGCTCCGTCGGCGCCCCGCGAAAGCGGGGCCTCGCCGGCACCGGCCGCGCCGGAGCCGGCATGA
- a CDS encoding DUF1479 domain-containing protein, with amino-acid sequence MSAHPVLATAPLPPLPHWESTPADLPGAIRRIKAALRARIEASGRTVEEVFAVVEQRIRVEVDEITAARERGETIWPVVDYADLEAGTVPAHALAKLRRRGCLVVRGHFDREQALGWDRDIVEYVESNAFFDTYRGPGDDFFGSVGSKPEIYPIYWSPAQMQARQSDRMARVQAFLNSQWKHESEGVRWFDPDRDSLYPDRIRRRPPGVDSNGLGTHLDPGTLDLWMTEAYQKAFRHLFDGTVEQYDPWDAAYRTAGPQYPGTTMCSAFRTFQGWTALSDMDHDQGVLHTVPIPEAMAYLMLRPLLADVPEDDMCGVTVNQVFPASETWHPLLMRALAGIPDVRAGDSVWWHSDMIHSVAPVQNQQGWGNVMYIPAAPWCPRNERYAATVREAFHTGSSPADFPEEHYERTWPNRFQPEALNATGRRGLGLD; translated from the coding sequence GTGAGCGCCCACCCCGTCCTCGCCACCGCCCCGCTCCCGCCGCTGCCGCACTGGGAATCGACGCCGGCGGACCTGCCCGGCGCCATCCGGCGGATCAAAGCCGCGCTGCGCGCCCGCATCGAAGCCTCCGGCCGGACGGTCGAGGAGGTGTTCGCCGTCGTCGAGCAGCGGATCCGGGTCGAGGTCGATGAGATCACCGCCGCCCGTGAGCGGGGCGAGACGATCTGGCCGGTCGTCGACTACGCCGACCTCGAAGCCGGCACCGTCCCGGCGCACGCGCTGGCGAAGCTGCGCCGCCGCGGTTGCCTCGTCGTGCGCGGGCACTTCGATCGCGAGCAGGCGCTCGGCTGGGACCGCGACATCGTCGAGTACGTCGAGAGCAACGCGTTCTTCGACACGTACCGCGGGCCCGGCGACGACTTCTTCGGCAGCGTCGGCTCCAAGCCGGAGATCTACCCCATCTACTGGTCGCCGGCGCAGATGCAGGCCCGCCAGAGCGACCGGATGGCCCGAGTCCAGGCGTTCCTCAACAGCCAGTGGAAGCACGAGTCCGAGGGGGTGCGGTGGTTCGACCCGGACCGCGACTCGCTCTACCCCGACCGGATCCGCCGCCGGCCGCCGGGCGTGGACTCCAACGGCCTGGGCACCCACCTCGACCCCGGCACCCTCGACCTGTGGATGACCGAGGCGTACCAGAAGGCCTTCCGCCACCTCTTCGACGGCACCGTCGAGCAGTACGACCCCTGGGACGCCGCCTACCGCACCGCCGGACCGCAGTACCCCGGCACCACCATGTGCTCCGCCTTCCGCACCTTCCAGGGCTGGACCGCCCTGTCCGACATGGACCACGACCAGGGGGTGCTGCACACCGTCCCGATCCCCGAGGCCATGGCCTACCTGATGCTCCGGCCGCTGCTGGCCGACGTGCCCGAGGACGACATGTGCGGCGTCACGGTCAACCAGGTCTTCCCCGCCAGCGAGACCTGGCACCCGCTGCTCATGCGAGCCCTCGCCGGCATCCCCGACGTCAGGGCCGGTGACTCCGTCTGGTGGCACAGCGACATGATCCACAGCGTGGCGCCGGTCCAGAACCAACAGGGCTGGGGCAACGTCATGTACATCCCCGCAGCCCCCTGGTGCCCCCGCAACGAGCGGTACGCGGCCACCGTCCGGGAAGCCTTCCACACCGGGTCCAGCCCCGCCGACTTCCCCGAGGAGCACTACGAGCGCACCTGGCCCAACCGCTTCCAGCCCGAGGCTCTCAACGCCACGGGGCGACGCGGCCTGGGCCTCGACTGA
- a CDS encoding glycoside hydrolase family 26 protein: MMVLTGALLLTYAFAIAPATTSEGRGRAVTAEAKAPAQPSASPRPRELFPPAGKTFIGIMTDKGPHDFKPVDSFTAAAKHQPQVMLFSEGWASATFDRTLFDRIRDRGMMPMLGWEPWDYQLDQGARKQKLAAAEIDRIRSDQPRYRLSRIAGGDFDSYVRSWAEGIKSLGYPVAIRFAHEMNGYWYPWCELVNGNQPGDYVKAWRHVHDVFRTAGATNVTWVWSANVRYTDLTPKLSTYYPGDDYVDWLGVTGYYGKWDFAQYLSFDEIFKKTITEIRTFSRKPMVITEAGASDHNGRKAEWIKKAFQTLRSYPDIIGLIWFEVNKELDWRIVSSPAVATAFAQAVAAPRYQVTWSPDMLLRTKLED; this comes from the coding sequence ATGATGGTGTTGACCGGCGCACTGCTGCTGACCTATGCCTTCGCCATAGCGCCCGCCACCACCTCCGAGGGCCGGGGCAGGGCGGTGACGGCCGAAGCAAAGGCGCCCGCCCAACCCAGTGCGTCGCCCCGACCTCGAGAACTCTTCCCGCCAGCGGGAAAGACGTTCATCGGTATCATGACCGACAAGGGCCCTCACGACTTCAAGCCGGTGGACAGCTTCACCGCGGCCGCCAAGCACCAGCCGCAGGTCATGCTCTTCAGCGAGGGTTGGGCGTCCGCCACGTTCGACCGGACGCTCTTCGACCGGATTCGTGACCGCGGCATGATGCCGATGCTGGGCTGGGAACCATGGGACTACCAGCTGGATCAGGGGGCTCGGAAGCAGAAGTTGGCCGCCGCCGAGATCGACAGGATCCGGTCGGATCAACCTCGCTACCGACTGTCCCGCATAGCGGGCGGAGACTTCGACAGCTACGTGCGGTCCTGGGCTGAAGGGATCAAGTCACTCGGCTACCCGGTGGCCATCCGGTTCGCCCACGAGATGAACGGCTACTGGTACCCGTGGTGCGAGCTGGTCAACGGCAACCAGCCGGGTGACTACGTGAAAGCCTGGCGCCACGTACACGATGTGTTCAGGACGGCCGGGGCCACGAACGTCACCTGGGTGTGGAGCGCGAACGTCAGATATACCGACTTGACCCCCAAGCTCTCCACTTACTACCCGGGCGACGACTACGTGGACTGGCTCGGCGTTACGGGCTACTACGGCAAGTGGGACTTCGCCCAGTACCTCTCCTTCGACGAGATCTTCAAGAAGACCATCACCGAGATCCGCACCTTCAGCAGGAAGCCGATGGTCATCACCGAGGCCGGTGCTTCCGACCACAACGGGCGCAAGGCCGAATGGATCAAGAAGGCGTTCCAGACACTGCGCAGCTACCCGGACATCATCGGGCTGATCTGGTTCGAGGTGAACAAGGAACTCGACTGGCGCATCGTGAGCTCCCCGGCCGTGGCCACGGCCTTCGCCCAGGCGGTCGCCGCCCCTCGCTACCAGGTCACCTGGTCGCCGGACATGCTCCTGCGCACGAAACTGGAGGATTAG
- a CDS encoding glycosyltransferase family 39 protein encodes MMDAETMALPQLGPAEVSVEDPWGEDQGDESVSPATDAQRWRVAASLVPALLMGVLGAVRAGAPGLRTEELVTWGRAASSWRDNWSMLRSGDVAVGPYHLLMRAWAAVFGTSDLALRVPSILAMTAAAALVGALAARLFAPGTGVLAGVVFALLPTSARYAQEAQPYAFTLLAAVLATSLLVTAIDRPKFWRFAGYGGAVVVLGLCNVVALLLLVGHGWAMFAFRRTVVVRWLVAASVGALPVAALLWFATRHGAQLAPASNPSLTVLAATPRELFGVTALGAVLLMLALFSLPLRHNAAIYTAWAVVPPLVLLLIAQATPIWLPQCLLFTLPAWATLGAVALARAGARWSVGVLAAIALIVAPAQVVLREPDGHQQATRQLVEIIGPRLQPGDGVVYSSSDAGGGRVGRNVVAHYLPADRRPKDVLATGPDRVDGRLPVPECADVARCLQGTRRLWVVRLGEQPDPVRAIGGAKEQLLRTRYRVAQVWRPTGLTLALLVDERTDL; translated from the coding sequence ATGATGGACGCGGAAACCATGGCCCTGCCCCAGCTCGGGCCGGCGGAGGTCAGTGTCGAGGACCCCTGGGGAGAAGACCAGGGCGACGAATCCGTCAGTCCGGCGACCGACGCCCAGCGGTGGCGCGTCGCCGCGTCGCTGGTACCGGCGCTGCTGATGGGCGTACTCGGCGCCGTCCGAGCCGGCGCGCCCGGACTGCGGACGGAAGAACTCGTGACCTGGGGCAGGGCTGCGTCGTCCTGGCGGGACAACTGGTCGATGCTCCGCTCGGGCGACGTCGCCGTCGGGCCGTACCACCTGCTGATGCGGGCGTGGGCGGCGGTCTTCGGCACCTCCGACCTTGCCCTGCGGGTACCTTCCATCCTGGCCATGACCGCGGCGGCAGCGCTCGTCGGAGCGCTCGCGGCCCGGCTGTTCGCGCCGGGCACCGGTGTCCTGGCCGGTGTGGTCTTCGCGCTGCTGCCGACGTCGGCGCGGTACGCGCAGGAGGCCCAGCCGTACGCGTTTACCCTGCTCGCCGCGGTGCTGGCCACGTCGCTCCTCGTGACGGCGATCGACCGGCCGAAGTTCTGGCGCTTCGCCGGCTACGGGGGCGCGGTGGTGGTCCTGGGCCTGTGCAACGTCGTCGCGCTGCTGCTGCTCGTCGGCCACGGCTGGGCCATGTTCGCCTTCCGGCGCACGGTGGTGGTCCGATGGCTGGTCGCCGCGTCCGTGGGCGCGCTACCCGTGGCCGCGCTGCTCTGGTTCGCCACGCGGCACGGCGCGCAGCTCGCCCCGGCCTCGAACCCGAGCCTGACCGTGCTGGCCGCGACCCCCCGGGAACTGTTCGGCGTCACCGCGCTGGGGGCCGTGCTGCTCATGCTGGCGCTGTTCAGCCTCCCGCTGCGGCACAACGCTGCCATCTACACGGCCTGGGCGGTGGTACCGCCGCTCGTGCTGCTGCTCATCGCGCAGGCGACACCGATCTGGCTGCCGCAGTGCCTGCTCTTCACGCTTCCGGCGTGGGCGACGCTCGGCGCGGTCGCCCTCGCTCGGGCCGGCGCTCGATGGTCGGTGGGTGTGCTGGCGGCGATCGCCCTGATCGTTGCGCCGGCACAGGTTGTCCTGCGGGAACCCGATGGACATCAACAGGCCACCCGTCAGCTCGTGGAGATCATCGGACCTCGGCTGCAGCCCGGTGACGGCGTCGTCTACAGCTCGTCGGACGCCGGAGGTGGACGGGTCGGCCGGAACGTGGTGGCGCACTACCTTCCCGCCGACCGCCGGCCGAAGGACGTGCTCGCCACCGGTCCAGACCGCGTCGACGGTCGACTCCCGGTCCCCGAATGCGCCGATGTCGCCAGGTGCCTGCAGGGGACGCGGCGACTGTGGGTGGTTCGCCTCGGTGAGCAGCCGGACCCGGTGCGCGCCATCGGTGGCGCGAAGGAGCAGCTGCTGCGAACGAGGTATCGGGTGGCGCAGGTCTGGCGTCCGACGGGGCTCACGCTGGCCCTGCTGGTGGACGAGCGAACGGATCTCTGA
- a CDS encoding glycoside hydrolase family 26 protein, producing MVLIGALLLTYAVAIAPTTTFGGRADGQSDRLAKAEPGASPRPAAELFPPAGKAFIGVMTDKGPHDFAALDTFTAAAKHQPQVMLFSSWWASDTFDRTLFDRIKGRGMLPALAWEPWDNKLDEAARKKGLPTREIDKIRSNQPNYRLSRITGGDFDPYLRSWAEGIKSLGYPVAIRLAHEMNGDWYPWSEASNANRPGEYVRAWRHVHDLFRAAGATNVSWVWSPNARWDDSTPKLSRLYPGDDYVDWVGLSGYYGIGVYTDYRSFDEIFGPTIAEIRTFSRKPLVITETGASDANGRKAEWIRETFQSLPTNKDIIGLIWFEVDKERDWRIVSSPAVAKTFARAVAAPRYQFTWSPEMLPRTQLVR from the coding sequence ATGGTGCTGATCGGCGCGCTGCTGCTGACCTACGCGGTCGCCATAGCACCGACCACCACGTTTGGGGGCCGGGCGGACGGCCAGTCCGACCGGCTTGCGAAGGCCGAGCCGGGTGCATCGCCCCGGCCGGCTGCGGAACTCTTCCCGCCGGCCGGCAAGGCGTTCATCGGTGTGATGACCGACAAGGGCCCGCACGACTTCGCGGCGCTGGACACGTTCACGGCGGCCGCGAAACACCAGCCGCAGGTGATGCTTTTCAGTTCGTGGTGGGCGTCCGACACATTCGACCGGACGCTCTTCGACCGGATCAAAGGCCGGGGCATGCTGCCGGCGCTGGCCTGGGAACCATGGGACAACAAATTGGACGAAGCGGCCCGAAAGAAGGGTTTGCCCACCCGCGAGATCGACAAGATTAGGTCCAACCAACCGAACTACCGGTTGTCCCGCATCACGGGCGGGGACTTCGACCCCTACCTGCGGTCCTGGGCCGAAGGGATCAAGTCACTCGGCTACCCGGTGGCCATCCGGTTAGCGCACGAGATGAACGGTGACTGGTATCCGTGGTCCGAGGCGAGCAACGCCAACCGGCCGGGCGAGTACGTCAGGGCCTGGCGGCACGTACATGATCTTTTCCGGGCGGCCGGGGCCACCAACGTGAGCTGGGTGTGGAGCCCGAATGCCAGATGGGACGACTCGACGCCGAAACTCTCCAGGCTCTACCCGGGCGATGACTACGTCGACTGGGTGGGCCTCTCGGGCTACTACGGCATCGGGGTCTATACGGACTACAGGTCCTTCGATGAGATCTTCGGCCCCACCATTGCCGAGATCCGCACGTTCAGCAGGAAACCGCTGGTCATCACCGAGACCGGTGCCTCCGACGCCAACGGGCGCAAGGCCGAATGGATCCGGGAGACCTTCCAGTCGCTGCCCACAAACAAAGACATCATCGGACTCATCTGGTTCGAGGTGGACAAGGAGCGGGACTGGC
- a CDS encoding MFS transporter gives MTPEVSPGRARASLVVLSLTAFAFITTELLPIGLLTLIAPDLDRSRSQVGLLVSGYAVVVVLASVPLTRLTHRIPRRRLLGVTMVLFAAANAVAALASTYAVLAGARLVTALTQALFWSVASATVTGPFPVAVRGRVVALFSTGAALAPVLGVPLGTWLGQQAGWRASFAVLAGVGLATAAAVVVLIPTYPPAAGGAARGTAPDARRFAMLLVATALGVTGFLTLQTYVTPFLLDVSGFTAAALAPLLFVSGAAGVAGTIAVARTLDAHPIASLVAPLSIGTASLLGLYALGALEPATVCLLAGVGFAYAAFATAVQNRMLQLAPGSTDLASAGVSTAFNAGIATGSLLGGALLPGPGPQLLALVGGLLTLAALGVLAVDARRAPAPPVPAARPAAGREGDETTAAAR, from the coding sequence ATGACGCCGGAGGTTTCGCCGGGCAGGGCCAGGGCGTCGCTCGTCGTGCTGTCCCTCACCGCGTTCGCGTTCATCACGACCGAGTTGCTGCCGATCGGCCTGCTCACCCTCATCGCACCGGACCTGGACCGCTCGCGCTCGCAGGTGGGCCTGCTGGTCAGCGGGTACGCCGTCGTGGTCGTGCTGGCGTCCGTGCCGCTGACCCGGCTGACCCACCGGATCCCCCGCCGCCGGCTGCTGGGCGTCACCATGGTCCTGTTCGCGGCCGCGAACGCCGTGGCCGCGCTCGCGTCGACGTACGCCGTGCTGGCCGGCGCCCGCCTGGTGACCGCCCTCACCCAGGCCCTGTTCTGGTCCGTCGCCTCGGCGACCGTGACCGGCCCCTTCCCGGTCGCCGTGCGCGGCCGGGTGGTGGCGCTGTTCTCGACCGGGGCGGCGCTCGCCCCGGTGCTCGGGGTCCCGCTCGGCACCTGGCTCGGGCAGCAGGCCGGCTGGCGGGCGTCGTTCGCCGTCCTGGCCGGGGTCGGCCTGGCGACGGCCGCCGCGGTGGTCGTGCTGATCCCGACCTACCCGCCGGCCGCCGGCGGTGCCGCCCGCGGCACCGCGCCCGACGCGCGGCGCTTCGCGATGCTCCTGGTCGCGACCGCCCTCGGCGTCACCGGCTTCCTGACCCTGCAGACGTACGTCACCCCGTTCCTGCTCGACGTCAGCGGCTTCACCGCTGCCGCGCTGGCGCCGCTGCTGTTCGTCTCCGGCGCGGCCGGCGTCGCCGGCACGATTGCCGTGGCCCGCACCCTCGACGCCCACCCGATCGCTTCGCTGGTGGCGCCGTTGAGCATCGGTACGGCCAGCCTGCTCGGCCTGTACGCGCTCGGTGCGCTCGAGCCCGCCACGGTCTGCCTGCTCGCCGGCGTCGGGTTCGCCTACGCGGCGTTCGCCACCGCCGTGCAGAACCGGATGCTGCAACTCGCCCCCGGCAGCACCGACCTCGCGTCGGCCGGGGTCAGCACAGCCTTCAACGCCGGCATCGCGACGGGCTCGCTGCTCGGCGGCGCGCTGCTGCCCGGCCCGGGGCCCCAGCTGCTCGCGCTGGTCGGCGGATTGCTGACGCTGGCCGCGCTGGGGGTGCTCGCCGTCGACGCCCGACGCGCACCGGCCCCTCCGGTGCCGGCGGCACGCCCCGCAGCGGGCCGTGAAGGGGACGAAACGACCGCTGCTGCTCGTTGA
- a CDS encoding aldo/keto reductase encodes MPVLGQGTWYPGESPAKQRDEIVALRAGPDLGMTMIDTAEMYGDGTSEELVGEARRRPHRPPSSTT; translated from the coding sequence ATGCCGGTGCTCGGCCAGGGCACCTGGTACCCGGGCGAGAGCCCCGCGAAGCAGCGCGACGAGATCGTCGCCCTGCGTGCCGGGCCCGACCTCGGCATGACCATGATCGACACCGCCGAGATGTACGGCGACGGCACCTCGGAGGAACTGGTCGGCGAGGCTCGGCGTCGACCACATCGACCTCCATCCTCTACAACCTGA
- a CDS encoding response regulator, which translates to MIRVLLVDDQHLIRAGLRMLCDAQPDIEVVGEADNGREAISLAARLVPDVVVMDLRMPGVDGITATSRILADRPATRVLVLTTFGDDDHLYPALTAGACGFLLKDAPPADLLDGVRRAAAGDSPFSQEVLQRLVQRAVHARAETPRPAQGLTAREQDVLNLVAEGLSNTEIADRLHIGVTTVKTHITSLMTKTNSPNRVRLALFAHGT; encoded by the coding sequence ATGATCCGCGTCCTGCTGGTCGACGACCAGCACCTCATCCGCGCGGGCCTGCGCATGCTCTGCGACGCGCAGCCCGACATCGAGGTGGTCGGCGAGGCCGACAACGGCCGGGAGGCGATCTCCCTCGCCGCGCGGCTCGTCCCCGACGTCGTCGTCATGGACCTGCGCATGCCCGGCGTCGACGGGATCACCGCGACCAGCCGCATCCTCGCCGACCGCCCCGCCACCCGGGTCCTGGTGCTGACCACGTTCGGCGACGACGATCACCTCTATCCGGCCCTGACCGCCGGTGCCTGCGGGTTCCTGCTCAAGGACGCGCCGCCGGCCGACCTGCTGGACGGCGTCCGCCGGGCCGCGGCGGGCGACAGCCCGTTCAGCCAGGAGGTGCTGCAGCGCCTGGTCCAGCGCGCGGTGCACGCCCGCGCCGAGACGCCGCGGCCGGCCCAGGGACTGACCGCGCGCGAACAGGACGTGCTGAACCTGGTCGCCGAGGGTCTGTCCAACACGGAGATCGCCGACCGGCTCCACATCGGCGTCACCACGGTCAAGACCCACATCACCAGCCTGATGACCAAGACCAACAGCCCCAACCGGGTACGCCTGGCCCTGTTCGCCCACGGCACCTGA
- a CDS encoding glycosyltransferase family 2 protein, with protein MLVLVNSAAGLLLVGWLLLPEHVPGSGVIGLGSWQTVAARLGFCVVVGVELIRLAQNVVVWVFAFNAKDPVPVDPPVGLRVALLTTIVPSKEPIDVVERTLWRLKQIVYCGRVDVWILDEGNDPAVREMAARLGVRHFSRKGLPQYNQPTGEFRARTKSGNHNAWRAEHEHDYDVVANVDPDHVPLPNFLERTLGYFRDPDVAFVVTPQVYGNMHQNLVAHGASVQQYLYNGLIARGGNGLDAPLLTGTGHLYRPAAWQSIGGYQDSIIEDHLTSIRIHAAVNPETGNQWKGVYTPDVVAIGEGPTSWADYFNQQKRWAAGICEILVRRDLRAPRELPSRRRWQYRLLQFYYPSVAVSLLLGNFATAMSLLTGVSAAQLDVTVWSVLWGSTIGTWLVLWLWLRRFNIAPHEREEIGVVGMALALFAGPIYVAAGVGALLRRKLGFVVTAKGKLRTTESLGTFRLHFCWAAFAAGLLGASFLLGNDFTLLRVWPVLTLLTGLGPPLIALVSSVRARREQQDDTAELTARAAASEERHPPKSRVAADGVLQ; from the coding sequence TTGCTCGTCCTCGTCAACAGCGCGGCCGGGCTGCTGCTCGTCGGATGGCTGCTGCTTCCCGAGCACGTACCCGGATCAGGCGTGATCGGGCTCGGAAGCTGGCAGACCGTGGCGGCCCGGCTCGGCTTCTGCGTGGTCGTCGGCGTCGAGCTGATCCGCCTCGCGCAGAACGTGGTCGTCTGGGTGTTCGCCTTCAACGCCAAGGACCCGGTCCCGGTCGATCCTCCGGTCGGCCTACGGGTGGCCCTGCTCACCACGATCGTGCCCAGCAAGGAGCCGATCGACGTCGTCGAGCGGACCCTGTGGCGGTTGAAGCAGATCGTGTACTGCGGTCGGGTCGACGTCTGGATCCTCGACGAGGGTAACGACCCGGCGGTGCGGGAGATGGCCGCGCGGCTCGGGGTGCGTCACTTCAGTCGCAAGGGTCTACCGCAGTACAACCAGCCGACCGGTGAGTTCCGGGCCAGGACGAAGTCGGGCAACCACAACGCCTGGCGGGCCGAACACGAGCACGACTACGACGTGGTCGCCAACGTCGACCCGGATCACGTGCCGCTGCCGAACTTCCTCGAGCGGACGCTTGGCTACTTCCGCGACCCGGACGTCGCCTTCGTGGTGACGCCGCAGGTCTACGGCAACATGCACCAGAACCTGGTCGCGCACGGCGCCTCGGTCCAGCAGTACCTCTACAACGGGCTCATCGCGCGCGGCGGAAACGGTCTGGACGCCCCACTGCTCACCGGCACCGGCCACCTCTACCGACCAGCGGCGTGGCAGAGCATCGGCGGCTACCAGGACTCGATCATCGAGGACCACCTGACCAGCATCCGCATCCACGCCGCTGTGAACCCGGAGACGGGCAACCAGTGGAAGGGCGTCTACACCCCGGACGTGGTGGCGATCGGGGAAGGCCCGACGTCGTGGGCGGACTACTTCAACCAGCAGAAGCGGTGGGCGGCCGGCATCTGCGAGATCCTGGTACGTCGCGACCTGCGCGCGCCCCGCGAACTGCCGTCACGGCGGCGCTGGCAGTACCGCCTGCTTCAGTTCTACTACCCGAGCGTGGCGGTCAGCCTGTTGCTCGGCAACTTCGCCACGGCCATGTCTCTGCTGACCGGGGTGAGCGCGGCCCAGCTCGACGTCACCGTGTGGTCGGTGCTGTGGGGCTCGACCATCGGCACCTGGCTCGTGCTGTGGCTCTGGCTACGCCGCTTCAACATCGCCCCGCACGAGCGGGAGGAGATCGGCGTGGTCGGCATGGCGCTGGCGCTCTTCGCCGGTCCCATCTACGTGGCCGCCGGTGTGGGTGCGCTGCTGCGGCGGAAGCTCGGGTTCGTGGTGACGGCCAAGGGGAAGCTGCGCACCACCGAGTCGCTCGGCACCTTCCGTCTGCACTTCTGCTGGGCCGCCTTCGCCGCCGGCCTGCTCGGCGCGAGTTTCCTGCTGGGCAACGACTTCACCCTGCTCCGGGTGTGGCCGGTCCTGACCCTCCTGACAGGTCTGGGCCCGCCGCTGATCGCGCTCGTGTCGAGCGTGCGGGCCCGCCGCGAGCAGCAGGACGACACGGCCGAGCTCACCGCTCGCGCCGCTGCAAGCGAGGAGCGCCACCCGCCGAAGTCACGGGTGGCGGCTGACGGGGTTCTGCAATGA